The Candidatus Krumholzibacteriia bacterium genome window below encodes:
- the rplK gene encoding 50S ribosomal protein L11, with translation MAKPSKKKVVAQIKVQIPGGQATPAPPVGPALGQHQVNIMEFCKAFNAQTQNQQGMITPVVISVYTDRSFSFITKTPPAAVLLLKAAGLEKGSGEPNRNKVGVVSPKQVRDIAELKAPDLNAANVENAMLMIAGTARSMGIEVEA, from the coding sequence ATGGCCAAGCCATCAAAGAAAAAAGTGGTAGCGCAGATCAAGGTGCAGATCCCCGGTGGACAGGCGACCCCTGCACCTCCCGTGGGCCCGGCTCTTGGTCAGCACCAGGTAAACATCATGGAGTTCTGTAAGGCCTTTAACGCCCAGACGCAGAACCAGCAGGGCATGATCACCCCCGTGGTGATCTCTGTCTACACGGATCGCAGCTTCTCCTTCATCACGAAGACTCCGCCCGCGGCGGTTCTTCTCCTCAAGGCCGCCGGTCTGGAGAAAGGTTCCGGAGAACCCAACCGGAACAAGGTCGGAGTGGTGAGTCCGAAGCAGGTTCGTGATATTGCAGAATTGAAGGCGCCGGATCTCAATGCCGCCAATGTCGAGAACGCGATGCTGATGATTGCGGGAACGGCACGCAGCATGGGGATTGAAGTAGAGGCTTAA